One genomic window of Hyperolius riggenbachi isolate aHypRig1 chromosome 7, aHypRig1.pri, whole genome shotgun sequence includes the following:
- the LOC137525114 gene encoding uncharacterized protein, whose product MVGIVPKKKCKTDFCGVDNYYYIVRPEVTCYMRATNFNRGEGLEIFSLHPSCRDGDHYLAHNDDLFYIIKGNYYRRVSNMNTDEGAVVYTLHPNCQGGSHYLSAFGNFYIIFQDRGVYRRTTNMNQDSEAEEFALHPNCKNGLYYFGVKNYYYFVKPHDEWGVQYVRCTNFNTSEDYETFSFHPSVISFLPGGMSITKGPSYGEWVCIKTIKNDSQVAVEWKKQVTKKVGYEKEKTSSMEHNWKVSATVSAETGGLSSVIAKSQFSFTTEYGGKSVNTERENWSEATEVQETITVNLQPGHQINVFVYVLGMGKDAVLHCRDMRILDSPNPPTDVPLPPISN is encoded by the coding sequence ATGGTTGGAATTGTTCCTAAGAAGAAGTGCAAAACAGATTTTTGCGGTGTTGATAACTATTATTATATTGTCAGACCAGAGGTCACCTGTTACATGAGAGCAACCAATTTTAATCGTGGAGAAGGTCTAGAAATCTTCAGTCTGCACCCATCCTGCAGAGATGGAGACCATTATTTAGCCCATAATGATGACCTGTTCTACATTATCAAGGGAAACTATTACCGTCGTGTTAGCAACATGAATACAGATGAAGGTGCAGTTGTGTATACCCTACATCCCAACTGTCAAGGGGGTAGCCATTATCTTTCAGCATTTGGAAACTTCTACATCATCTTTCAGGATCGTGGGGTTTATCGGAGGACAACTAATATGAACCAGGACAGtgaagctgaagaatttgcactgCACCCAAACTGTAAAAATGGGCTTTACTATTTTGGTGTTAAAAATTACTACTACTTTGTCAAGCCTCATGATGAGTGGGGAGTTCAGTATGTAAGATGCACCAACTTCAACACAAGCGAGGATTATGAAACCTTCTCATTCCACCCCAGTGTCATCAGTTTTCTGCCTGGTGGCATGTCCATCACTAAGGGTCCATCTTATGGTGAGTGGGTGTGCATCAAGACCATCAAAAACGACTCACAAGTTGCTGTTGAATGGAAGAAGCAGGTCACCAAGAAAGTTGGGTATGAAAAGGAGAAGACCTCCAGCATGGAGCACAACTGGAAGGTGTCAGCCACTGTCTCAGCTGAAACGGGAGGTCTGTCATCTGTTATCGCCAAAAGCCAGTTCTCCTTCACAACAGAATATGGTGGGAAATCTGTGAACACAGAAAGGGAGAATTGGAGTGAGGCCACTGAGGTTCAGGAGACCATTACAGTCAACTTGCAACCTGGTCACCAGATTAATGTGTTTGTCTATGTGCTTGGAATGGGGAAAGATGCAGTCCTGCATTGCCGAGACATGAGAATTTTAGATAGTCCAAATCCACCTACTGATGTCCCACTACCACCAATATCAAACTAG